TCCCCATACTTGTTCACGTAGGGATTGCCAACGAGTAGTCAAGGCCGCTAATGGAGCAGCGGTGGTAAATCCAGCCCCTTTTTCGGCTTCTACTTGGGAAAGATGCTGAAAGTCCGCCTTGATTCGTTCTTCCAGCGCCAACATTCGCGGTTTAAAGGAGGTATCCCCATTGAGGAAGGCGCTAGACATTCCCCGATGCTGCTGGAGATGCTCAAGCGGAGCGCGCAAGGCAACCACGTAGGCAAGTCCACGTTGTTCTATTACGTCATCGCGAATTTTCTCGTTGATTTCCATTGCCAACAAGCCAATCGCCAGCGCCAAGGGTACGGCCATGGCAATGCCAATGGTTAGAAATTTCTGCCAGACTCGGAGACGCCTAAAGAAATTGAATTTTGTCCCAGATTTGTGCTGACTACGTCTCTCGCGCAGGTCTCGAAAGTAGGATTCAGCTTGGCGCACGTCCTCTGGTGTGGGACGAGTCCGCGTTGCCATATAGCCCACCATTCGACCGTGTTCGCGTAATGGCGCGATTTGGGCCTTGACCCAGTAGAAATCTCCGTTCTTACAACGATTTTTGAGTATTCCGCTCCACGGTCGATCCGCCTTGAGGTGTTGCCAGAGTTCCGTATAAACCACCGCAGGCACGTCAGGGTGACGCAGCAGATTGTGCTTGGCCCCCAACATTTCTTGATCCGTAAATCCAGAAAATTCCGAAAAGAGGGGATTGACGTAAGTGATCACCCCATCAAGGTCGGTCTTGGAAACCAACGGAACCCCTTCCGGGAAGGGGCGCTCACTACCGGTAAGATGCGAATAATGATTCATGGATGTCTATAACTCTCGGCCAGAGATCTCAACAAAGGGGGGGCAATAAAACTGTTCGTGGGCTAGAAGAATAAATAAAGCAGTGCCATGAAAAATGTTAGACAATAAAACTTAAGCCGAACGATTTTTAGATATTTAACTGCAAGCTGCCACTTACGGCTCACTCAATCATTATTCCGGCAGGAATTATCGGAATGACGACCTAATGAGTTAACAACCACCTGGATTATTTGGTCTCTTTGAGGGATCTTGCGTAGTTTGCAATCAATATTGCTCCTGGATAACTATGTCAACGGCATGATTATTCGGAATAATTAATTTGGTTGTGAGTCACACAAGAACCCAAACCTACCAGCCAGCGGAATTTCTTCCGTTGGCCGATAAGATAGCGTTACCTTCAGGAGTAAGTACGTCTTTAATGTCACCATTTACTCCGTAAACTATTACAATTACCCAGTTTCTAGCAGTCCGTTTTACTTCTGCAACAGTATCTAGTTTTGTACGATAACCCAAGTTACCACCTAGCACGCTTTTCTCCCCTCTTCCGGAGGGAGAGAGACTTTTTCGTTTCTCACCGCATAGGCATACCAATTACATGCAGAAACGTTCTTTATTCGTTATATTGACCACCTATTAGAGCTAATTTCCCCTCTTTCTTGAGATACGGAGAACTCACTTGAGGTTCAACGAGTTGGAGATTTTCGTTATGCTAGCGTTAATGAACTTTGAGTTAGCATTACCGCCCAGCATAAGGAACACTTTTAAGTATAATTAGTATAGCAACTTGGGTTACAATAAGTTTTTGCTTCTTTTTGTGTCCCAACTTCAAGTGTTACCCACCTTCCATTTGGTTGCTTAACTACGGAGATTTCTTCCCAACAAATTTGTTTTTCGTACCATATTGTTTCGGTAGAAGTACTAGCCGGCGCACGCCACACTCTCTAACCTATTGGTATTCTGTATCTCAGCATTTTTAACAAAAGTTGCTACCTATAGTTCAATCCAATCGTCACCCCGACAAGGAATACCGGAATCCAGATGCAGTTCGTTCCCCATCGCAGCCTACATACGCCAACGGCGTGGTTACCCAGAATAATTAATTGGCAGTAAGCCACACGAGATCCCAAAATTATCAGCCAGCGGAATGGATTCCGCTGGCTGATAGAGTTAGGCGGCGATTCGACTAAAACTCCTTCCAGGTATCTTCATCCTTTCCGGTGGTCGGCAATCCCGGTTTTCCACTTGATTTTACTGTGACGGAGGAGGCCGAACG
The DNA window shown above is from Gammaproteobacteria bacterium and carries:
- a CDS encoding hypothetical protein (Evidence 5 : Unknown function), which produces MLGGNLGYRTKLDTVAEVKRTARNWVIVIVYGVNGDIKDVLTPEGNAILSANGRNSAGW